aaaataataacaacataacATGTTGGGTAAAATTTGAGTAATTCGAAAGCTAATTGGCCTACCAATTTGACAGGTCTAGAAAGATGAATGTTTTTTATCTACAAATACAgatttgattaatatttatatgGAGGTTGGAAcaggaaaaaaagaaagatcAGTAGATGAAAATGGCATTAGTTTGTCGTTCCTGGGACATTTAGACAGGAGGATAGAGCTTAACAAAGATATCAAGCATGGAGACGGGAGATACTATCCCGCACTTTCTATGATGGCATCTAAGTTGGCTTACGAAAATCAACCCCTTATTCAAACTGTAGTTAATCGTCACTGGAAGGTAACgtactaattaatttaactaAATTTAACTACTTGAAAAACTTTTTAGTACTCCTTTAATTACTACTCCACACATTTTCTCTTTGTCATATAGTACCTaaagtaatactccctccgttttttttttttcattttagtccgtctcacttaatttgcattatttttatttttaggctATGTCCCATCACtatcttttaatctcatccatacgttttaactttcttttaatttcatcaacacaattcattttcttttttaatttattaccattatccaCCTTGTTCTTAAAAAACAACAATCTTCTCTTTGATGCAAGTTATACAAGACGAAAGGAGTATATGTTTGGTTTATGTAACTCCCTTCGAATCACCCTAAATGTTCCAATTCCGTAAGAGATCAAGTCATTCGAAatatctcatttctattttggttATCTAGAAACTTTACCAATTTAGTCTTactaaacttaaaatttttacGCATTGACACTCACTAACCTCATTTCTTTTCACATGCATGTGTTGCATTTGACCAtctaaagaataataaaaagttaaattaatttagacaGTTTAGGTAAATAGGAGAGTGTAATAGAAAGAGAATCAGTTTCTCCTCAACCATTTAATTAACTACCCGTAATCATTCTTTCTCtttccttaaaataaaaaacacctCAATTTCATTGAAACCACCAACCCCAAGCCATGGAGCACCTATAACACCATCATCATCTCTACCAAAACCACAATCCACCGTACCACCAGCCCACCACGTTCATCATCAACTAGAGTAAGCTATTTTCGCCTAAAAATTTGCTTagttaaaataattgaaaaaaagagCGTGCAAAAAACAATTATAATTGAGCGAAGATTGAGAATGAAAACTATCAAACTTATTCAACCTTCAAAAGTAGAGATCATGTCGTGATAATAAGATGTACATTTTTCattgaaaattagaaaaatcaacaataaattGATAAACATTAAGATTAAAGATAGAGATAAAATCAAGCGTATTTGTGGAAAAAGTGAGAGATTAATAATCATCGTTTCAATTGAATATCATTGTAAATCAATGaaagagaaaacaatatatGCAATCTTTCCTGTTTTATTCTCTAAAAAATTTCAACTCCATGTaagaaagaaaatttaaaaaaaaaaaaaagattaatatgTTACTAAGCTTTGTTAGTTAAGCACTTGGAGAAGACAGTACCAACCAAATCAATAATGGACAATGGTGATTTTTGATATACAATCATCAATCTAAAAGTTTGATACGAAACAACCCTTAAATCTATAAgctaaaatataataaagtttgattttatgtatttgtttaaatataaagattgttattatcaatttttaaaattttttcattatgtTCAATTCGATATAATTAAGCTTGAAAAGTGTATTTATATACGTGTCAAACTAAATAAGACACATTCACTATAATTAATATACTTTATATTAGAGTCTAGCTTAATGTGGAAACTTTTCCTGTATTAGAATTTAAGTAAGCATGGTATATAAAAGACTTAAGACTCATTGGGTAACATGAAGCAAGGTTAATATATTAGTTGGGATTTTAGGGCTAGCTTTTTAAACTAATACTCTATATAGATTATATTAGTAATTCAGATTTTAACACCAAGTTATTTAACAAGTCAATgtattattaagtttttataattatcaacaacaaactttattttttcCACTATCTAAAATTAGGTTGGTATGTaacaaattgattttaattgtCTTAAATTGTCATGCATGCAGATGGAATTCGTGAAGTTCTACGATTTTTACAATGGTAAGCCcgatgataataatattaataagttAATCATGAAGGCAAACGTTCTCcatgaaaattatatttgacaATTATGACAATACTAGTATATATTCCCAAATAATATGCCGATATGttagtttattaatttatttaaaagttttttttttaaaatattcataacaaaattttaattgctAAAAAGATTATTGGTAAAATTAACCCATTTTTAcggttaaaaaataatttttactaatgcGACTTTTTTAGTAAACTGTTTTTTCTGAGTAAACATATCAATTTATGATGTATAAAACAAATGCTAAATTAGTGTTCAAACATTGTATCAAACTCGTTTCTATGAAATATACATACGATATAACCATACACAAACATTATATTCATGGCATGTTACCaataaaatattctttattgataataATTATCATTGTAAAATTATTCTATATAAGATTTTGGTTATcattttgtaaatattgaagTTAACAGAATAATTAAGTTGACGaaaattttaatgtaatttttttaaaaaaatacattatttaTGAGTTTTCAAATATAAGATTATGTTTAGTTGACAATTATTTATAGTTCCGGCTTTTTTCTTAtcataaataacataaaatcaaTAGTATTAGTCATTTAAATGAACCAAAGTCAAAGTTACCAAAATTAACATTTTctttaaagaaaaatacaattaataaatcaaaattttaagaattcacttttttcttacttattattattattccatactatttaagaaataaagtttaGTTAAAAAATCAAACATTTCCATATCAATTACATGAATATGATGTTGTTGATAATATAATTGTGTTATTGAAATTCTAATTGTTGGCCATTGATTGTCTTTGTCATACTACAAAAATTGTGACACATAGCTACACTTATTTAGGTACGCTTatatataattactattttacaaattagaaaaattaatattttacaatGAAATAATGTTTTTACCTCatatataattactatttttcgCTAAGTAGATCATATTAATTTGAATTCacaatgaaataatttttttacccCATATATAATTACTTTACAGattagaaaaattaatattgaattcaaacaaacaattaacaaatGTGCATTTGATAGAGTATTTATATATAAGAGTGgatctaaaaaaaatcaaatgatatCGATATCGCAAgtatacaaaaaattacatcatCAACATTTTAATTACGATGATTAAATCACTAATCCACTATTTGAAAATGTATAGctaaaaccctaaatcaattATGAATTATCTAAACTCTTATTTAAAGAAATTCAAATGCATTACCTAAATAAATTGTAGAATTAAATTACTAATCAACTAAACTCTAATAAATTTCaagaaattaaatatgaaaCCCTAAATTTAGAAACTATCACCAATTTAACAAAAACTCTAAATTGATTAACAAATATGATTTGAGATATTATatcaatcatgaatgaacaaagTCAACAAATAATATTTAACAATTGAAATTGAAACTTTTAggggaagaaagaaaaagaaaaacaagtatATATTTTGGTGGTGGTGGGCGATGGCTGTCGGATGGGGGTAGAGCTTCTTTTATATATTCAAAGAGTTTTAGAAAACAAGCTTGttggttaacttttttttattggttaGTTTATTGgttaaattgcaaaaaaaacttGTTTCAATACTTTTTTAtgttaagaaaaattattttaaaaatctcaaTTTTAGGTGATTTAATTCTAAGttgattaatattaaaaaatgtaaaGGTTGAGggttatttaaattttgaagcATCAACTATTATTATCATTCTACTTAAAAGAATTACCAGaaaaatattagaataatatcatcatattcagtgtatCCTAGTCTTAGGAAACTATGATTCAATTCGAGGGAGGGAAGAAAGGCGGCGACTCATACTCGTATAGGAAATTGCGGCCAAACTGTCTTTTGACTcgaaaaaaatccttaaaattaatatgaaattattaaaaaaaatattattttatttatattctttactataactttaataggttatttGTTTTAAGATATACCTCACTTTGATGAAGTCTTTGATGTTGTTGTTGATATGTTCTCAACAGAGTTTCAAAAGAAAACAACGACACAAGCATTCATCATGCGCGAGAGAAATAAGGGAGGTGACAAAATTATTGTAGCCTTTAGAGGAACGTCACCTTTTGATGCAGACGATTGGAGCACTGATTTCGATTTCTCATGGTGTAAAATTGATGGGATGGGAAAAACACATATGGGTTTCATGATAGCTTTAGGTTTACAAAAATACTACCATGAAGATGATAGTGATAAGCTAGGAGATTATTATGGTTATTTTCGCAAACAAATCCAACaagatctacatagacctttAGCTTATTACACCATTAGAGATAAACTTAAAGAAATCATTGCAACTAACAAAAGGGCTCAAATTATAGTGACGGGCCATAGTTTAGGAGGTGCCCTTGCCATTTTGTTCCCGGCAATTTTAGCTTTGCATGAAGAAGTGGAATTATTAGATAAGTTAGAGGCAATCTATACTTATGGACAACCAAGGGTTGGAAATGAACAATTTGGTGAATTTATGAACAACAACTTGAGAGAGCATAATATTAAGTATTATAGGATTGTTTATGGATTTGATTGTGTCCCTTCAGTCCCACTTGATAACACTTTGATGACATTTAAGCACTTTGGGACTTATATCCACTTTAACTCTCTCTATCAAGGAAAGGtaacaattatttatttatttatttatttatttatttatttagttttataatattattctcttctattcactattattgttccatttgttttttaataCTCCCTTTAATTCACTACTAatatctcatttgctttttgaacactatttatttcttactcttaatttatattttattattaatctataagttaaatatagtcaagtgaaatcttgtttgattcgtctcaatgtaaggaTTGATTATATCAACTTCgcgtaatttttaattatgcacaattagagatattaagaattgaatgtgcattggatagagtgtgtaaagcaaatgggacattagtagtgaattggagtaagtattattcatcaatcacttttAGCATGTGttttgttcttaatctataaatttaaACATTGTCAAGTGGGAACTTCTTTAATTCATCTTaagataaattttattaatattaaatttttataattttttactcgagtacaattagagatatttataattgaaatagTATATTGGCAAATGCGCCAAAATCAAATGTGACAATAATACTGAATAAGAGGGAatattatacttttattttgGGAGGATTTACATGACTATGTTGAGGAAAAAAATTGTGTTTCCCCTATATTTTCTTTCGAATTTTGATTCCaacataaagaaataaaatatagaaaaatatattattttgaaaatggaTAGGAATTTTCAAAACCAAAAATCTCACATATAAACGGTCAACAATTAAAATCCAacctttaattaattaatggcTAATGATATTTACAACTCTAAGAATTGTATACAAAAATCaacaatttctttttattattaattttttaataaatctaccatggaaattaaattaatgaatatttactgtatttatttgaagttcctgaaagtataaaattaaaataataaaatataatagagCGTCTTATATTtctaaagtaaatataatattaaattaactatattaaaaaaatcactagattttttctaatatatataaaaaaattacctttTTAACATGATTTACTTTTAAATGAGTTAGCTCAATCGATAAACTATAAAGccagttttttgaaaaatttaagaACAAAATTTGTCTTGttctaattgattatttttttatatttgatgtAGATTCTTGAAGAAGAACACCAAAAGTTGGTGAAAGAAACTAGAAATGAACTGTTTATTATGATGAAATATTTAAGGCTACTAAGAGGAATACTTTTGACATTAATGAATTTTATAATAGCCAGATTTATAGCTATTTGGGAGCTAGTCAGAGGAATTTTCATTGGTTTCACAGCAGGACAATATTATAAAGAGGGATGGCTGCTATTAGTATTCAGGACTATTGGGATATTATTCCCTGGTGCAGCTAATCATAATCCTCAAGATTATGTTAATGCTACTATGTTAACTTCTGAGAACATATTCAAATACCACCTTTAGTTgactaattaattaaactttgaaACATTCATCTTTTCCCAAATCTGGATAAATTCTCTTGTTAGTGAATTGAATTAGTCTATGAttctttttaaattgtaataataataacgtcACTCATATCAAACGTTAATGCTAGGTGTTTATATAATATGACTAAAGatgaaatatatataacattaatTGAAAATCCATCAATCAAATTCATTAAATTTTGGACGTAGGTTGAATTTTTTACCCATCCCACCTAAATAAAATTTAGCAATTATTAAACATTAATGGATGGTAAATTAAGTAacaattaaaatgatttttaacaGTGTCGGAGTATCGCGACATTTCTCATGTGAATGCGTCATAGTTCACGAACAAATCTTGGGACATCAATCTTGTAGAATTCACATAATCTTGAGGAAAATGATTTATAAAACAGGGCACTAAAATTCCAGTAATTCGTAAAAATATAAGCAACCATCCTTCTCTATAATCTGGACCTTTTACATACCCAATGAAGAGCCCTCGTATTACTTCCCACACAGCATTTAGTCTTGCGACAACAAAGTTAATTAATGTCACTATCACTCGTTTCATAATTCTTAAGACTATGTTGTATTCGCTTTGCTTCTCTTCATCCACTATCTGCATCATCGTATTTGAAAAGAGTTAGGATTATATTGATTAAATAAACAatcattatattatattttcgcTCTGTTTTCAATCACAATAGTTCTCCATTCTTTGTATGTGTTAAATAATATCTTTGGTCATTTTTCAAAACACACATAGCTACATAAATAATATAGTATAAGTACTTTTAATATGTATCTATAATAATAATCTTCAAAAACAACATTAACGGTTCGTTTGTTAATCGGTACTATATAGTGGAATTGGTAATAgaattttaatgtaattttggtagtaatatctcttgacaaattaGATGATCATGCTTAATCTActataacaattttattttttctttacaaaattcattctaatgcattactaCTTGAACATGTTGTATAAGTCGGTAGtggaaaattgtgaacaaaatttttattttatgatcaaaatttcattattattagaATGACATGATACAAATCATGAATATTTATACTACAAATCATTTACATCACCACCAATTAGTAACGTTAACCAAACCAAACCAACTGTAAGTAGAATACCTAATTAATTGATGTATACCCATCAATGTTAATGACCAACTCAACTTAAGACTTAAGCTTATTATTGACTTCTTATGATATGCATATGTTTTATGCTATATCACACCATGATGCATGAAAGTAGTTTGGGTTAGAGGTAACACAATACGTGAGTTATTAATACCGACgcttaatattctattttttttaatgtaatgtGAATGAGATTTAAATTTTTGACCTTCCGTTGTATTGAACTTTGACAAACAATTTAGTCaaacaaaagtttaaattgataattttagCGTCGAGATTGTCAAGAGACCAACTCaacttaaactgatggttgaggcctcatGATATTAAATATCATggacacgtcccctcacataaAGGCCGTTTAGGCTAGAAATGTGAATGCTATACAAGCTCTCCCTAAACCTGACgcgaaatattccactttgaCATGAGGCGTAGATGAGATTTGAACACATGACCTTTCGTCACGTATACTTCTGATACGTACCATGTCAAGAGAAgaattcaactaaaagcttaagctgatggttgaggcggAGGATATCTCATAAAAAAGTTTCTAAATAGTGTAATTTTAAAGCAACAAAGAAAGTGCTGAATAATATCGAAAGAGTGATAATCTATATGCATGCTAACCTTTCCATGATAAAGGCTGTTAAAGTGTATGCTTTTTCCAAAATGCTTGAATGTCATCAAAGTATTATCAAATGGTAGCTTAGGCACAATATCATAGCCATAAACAATCCtataatacttaatatcatGTCTTCTCAAACAATTTTTCATAAACAGTCCAAATTCTTCATCTCCAACCCTAGGCTGACCATATGTATAAACAGCCTCTAACCTATCTAATAACTCTTTTTCTCCATGCAAAGCCAATATTGATGGAAACAGAATGGCAAGTGGAGCTCCTAAACTATGTCCTGTCACAATAAACTTTGCATTTTTATTACTTGCCAACATTTCCTTGAGTTTTTCTCTAATTGTGTAATAAGCTAGAggtttttctttgttattttgtaTTTCCTTGGGCCAACAACCATTAAAATCTCCAAGTAAATCATGTTCATTATTAGAAAACTTGGTTAGGCCTAAAGCTATCATAAAACCCATATGAGCTTTTCCCATTCCATCGATTTTAATCCATGAGAAATCGAAATCAGTGCTCCAATCATCCGCGACAAACATTGAAGTACCCCTAAAGGTAACGATGATCATATCGTTGTCTATATTTTGCTGTTGGAATATGAATGCTTGTgttgttgatttatgttgaaatTCTGCAAATAACATATATTAGCatatactaatttaattgtcATAACTAGATAACTATATATCATTTGATCGATCATATAAGGAGCTGGCTTAAAGTGCTCATATGTGATTTATGCACGATAAATATCTCACCATTGTAAAAATTGTAAAAGCCGACAAACTCCATCTGCAAGAGTCGACAGAgcaaaatataatataagatttactaaaaaaaattacttgcaaattaataatatagtatataatattttgtagtTCCTTATGTCTATTATAAGGCTTAGatactttattaattaatttataatgtaaaataacgAAAATAGTCGatagaaaaaattatataatcaaaataaaaaaataagttagcACATAAATTAGACGAGAGTATAAAGTAAATGTAGCTAAAACAAAGAGAATGATTAAAAatgaaaagcttaaaaaacattaagcgtaaattttattaaattaaaaaattaagaaataaattattacaatagatatataaaataaaatgggaCAAGTGGTATAAAGGATGGAGTATTAGATAAGGTGGCAATATGGAAATCTAATGGCAACCCCTCTATCTTTTTTAAAATCATTGCAACAGGtgttaaaataaacattaaataatatGGGAGTCATTATTTGTATTGTGTTTATAGTCATGTTAATAGAGGAAAAATTGTGgatgaaagaagaaaaagatacaaaattttttactccctcctattcaccttaagagttctatttgactttttacgatttttaaggagagtcaaaagtgggatcCTAAGGGTAAGAAAGaaagtggtattatgggtttttaatgtaaggaaggaaattagtatgggtaatggagggtataattgaaaataggataaagctactaagggcataaaagtcaaaaactcataccaaaaataaaaagggacaattaaggtgacttgaccataaaagaaaatgaaacacATAAGCAGAATAGGAGAGGGTATAAAACATTGTTCCAAAGAAAAAACAATAGACTAAAAAAACTGGgtacatatataaaattaagCAGATACCTCCCAACGGTTGGTGACGGCTGATTTAATAAAAGCTTCATTCTCATAAGCAAGCTTAGACGCCATGATAGAAAGAGCAGGATAATATCTCGCATCTTCAAGCTTAATATCTTTGTCCAGGTCTAGTCTAATGTCTGAATGTCCAAGAAAAGACATATATTTATCGCTATCTCCTGTTTACCAAAACAATTAATTAGCataatctaataataaaattataacaatatACAGATTATCAAAAGAATaggtaagtatatatatatttaatttgagTAGTAACACCGTTATTAAGAAAATCCTCAAGTAATGTCTGAAATTTCTTTAAAGGCTTAGAAATATTAATGAGCAATAATTGGATTAACATAGAGATTAATATCATTCCTCTGTGGAAATATATGTTCTTTTTCTCAGAAATATTATTGTGATCTAACACTTTTGTATTATTGCTGATTTCATGAGAAAAACAGAAatgtttcaaaatatttttaaaggtTGCTTTGTGTTTATCAGGTAGCAAGGATACATGGCTAGAACAGCGTGCAAATTGAATGGTATCCATGTTCTTTAAGCGATGCTTATTATGCAAAGAACGGGGTGAATacctaaaatatatataatcatttGGAGGGGTTGGGTCAATATTTTGATGGGATTTGGTATTATTCTTATAAGTCAAGTTGATCTTAGTCTGACTACGTTCTTAGCAGCCTAAGAATTACCTACACGTTTCAAGGGTTTGAATAATTAGGATAAGTCGTCTACATAATAAGTATTGTTTATCTGTTTACGAAAGAATTAGGATTTTATATGTGAAATGGGACTGTTTAAAGCTTTTTCACATATCACGTATCTTagtatcttattttatttataggtacATGTGAATCCactttaagacattattattcggaaaaaaataatatttgttcCAACTAAAACAACTTAAGCTTGTATTTTTACTTGTACTGTTTCAATGATATTCAATGTCTATTCTAATCTTATTTTATGAAGTAACTTATTGCTAATGTATAAGAATATTAATAGCAATGTGAATTAAGATCTTGTATTATTCTCCGACTCATGCATATAGGTTACATAATTATTGGTGGGGTGCGTACTACGTAGGCGTTCCTCCATAAAaacctattttttaaaaaacaaaatcaatattaaGTGAAATGGGATATTCTACATGGCAGCAATGAACTTTTGCGAAAGGCCAATAGTAGcagatttgttttaaaaaatgcaCAAAATAGCTTTGTACTTTGGAATATAAGCTGTCGTAACATTATGCCCaaaaaatttaagattataCGTGAAGCtgtgaaattttgtttttactCTTGATTTCTTTCCTTAACATACAATAACCTTCTCCATTTtcatccatcttcttcttcttgcatGTTCCATCCATCAATTGAGGACTTGAGATGAGGCAAGGAGCCGGTCTTTATCATGtcccttgttaatttttatagtattgtatctTCTATCCAATAATGACCCTTTGTGCATTACGTTGGTGATCAGTGGTAAGAAAACCATTGATGAATTTCTTTTTAAGTTTATCTGCATTGATGCACATTTGTATATGTCTCTGTTAGCTTTTGTGGAACAATTAACTACAAACTTAATCTCTTGATTTAGACTTAATCAGAGAATTTATGCTGGTGATGTGGAAGTCTGTCTTTGCAATCTTACCAAGCTATGCAATAAGACAACCCGAGAAGATACCTGTTCCTGTAAAAAGTAACAAGGGGTTAGCAGGACCCCGAATATTTTTTCGGGGACCCACTCTGACGCCCAAGTCAGTATTAGTCTAATACAGTTTGCCTAATAGGTCCTTCCAGCAGCACAATGGCTACAAGGTGGAATACTACTTAGGACTTATTTTGACATGATTTCTCTTTGAAAAAGATGATTTATGGAATATATTCCTTGTATCTGACAAATGTTCTATTGAAGATTAATCAAAACAGTTTCAATTACTCTCTTGTATTTATGGttatgtttttaatgttcttatttGGAGAGTCTTAAAGGAATCCGTTTCACCCCTCTCGATCTGGAAAGTTCTTCAGACACAATGACCAGGTTATTAACCATTGGACTTACATCACAAACTTTCAACTTGATGGTGGAGGGTAGAGCCCAATTTGTGCTGGAGGATTTTTGTCATATCTTATAAGAAAATGgatatttgtaacaccccgtaatttatcgagtttaaaaaataaaataaaatataataacataaattataacaaaataaaataaataagtaatattaaattatattattttacatagtttattataagaaataaagtaagtttaattttaacggtaacgagttttatcgcgtacgatgttatcgcgtgacgtttctttgctgttttaacaataatactccctccgaaccatttTAGTCGTCTCATTTCCTTACTTGGCAAAGTCATTTTAgttgtcacatttctatttttgtcaatctttttttacctaaatatccttagttcacacacgtaattacgaatatacccccatatactttacttacccaactacccttcactacttaccctttttaatggactccacaccatccttaataaccgtgcccaagcaaatgggacaactaaattggttcgagggagtataataattacttaattaattaacaaaaaaaaatatgttgttGGAGGTGAAGGGTGGCCGGTTGGTGCTAGGcatgggaggagttttgtaactaCTCTCATAAGTGAGCATTATGAGCATTATTGGCACATTAAGTGAATTATCTCCTTAATGGCTTTTTAATCCCATAATCCCTCACAATCCTAATCCTCCAAGTAA
This genomic stretch from Amaranthus tricolor cultivar Red isolate AtriRed21 chromosome 9, ASM2621246v1, whole genome shotgun sequence harbors:
- the LOC130824318 gene encoding triacylglycerol lipase OBL1-like isoform X2 gives rise to the protein MEVGTGKKERSVDENGISLSFLGHLDRRIELNKDIKHGDGRYYPALSMMASKLAYENQPLIQTVVNRHWKMEFVKFYDFYNEFQKKTTTQAFIMRERNKGGDKIIVAFRGTSPFDADDWSTDFDFSWCKIDGMGKTHMGFMIALGLQKYYHEDDSDKLGDYYGYFRKQIQQDLHRPLAYYTIRDKLKEIIATNKRAQIIVTGHSLGGALAILFPAILALHEEVELLDKLEAIYTYGQPRVGNEQFGEFMNNNLREHNIKYYRIVYGFDCVPSVPLDNTLMTFKHFGTYIHFNSLYQGKILEEEHQKLVKETRNELFIMMKYLRLLRGILLTLMNFIIARFIAIWELVRGIFIGFTAGQYYKEGWLLLVFRTIGILFPGAANHNPQDYVNATMLTSENIFKYHL
- the LOC130824319 gene encoding triacylglycerol lipase OBL1-like, encoding MDTIQFARCSSHVSLLPDKHKATFKNILKHFCFSHEISNNTKVLDHNNISEKKNIYFHRGMILISMLIQLLLINISKPLKKFQTLLEDFLNNGDSDKYMSFLGHSDIRLDLDKDIKLEDARYYPALSIMASKLAYENEAFIKSAVTNRWEMEFVGFYNFYNEFQHKSTTQAFIFQQQNIDNDMIIVTFRGTSMFVADDWSTDFDFSWIKIDGMGKAHMGFMIALGLTKFSNNEHDLLGDFNGCWPKEIQNNKEKPLAYYTIREKLKEMLASNKNAKFIVTGHSLGAPLAILFPSILALHGEKELLDRLEAVYTYGQPRVGDEEFGLFMKNCLRRHDIKYYRIVYGYDIVPKLPFDNTLMTFKHFGKSIHFNSLYHGKIVDEEKQSEYNIVLRIMKRVIVTLINFVVARLNAVWEVIRGLFIGYVKGPDYREGWLLIFLRITGILVPCFINHFPQDYVNSTRLMSQDLFVNYDAFT
- the LOC130824318 gene encoding triacylglycerol lipase OBL1-like isoform X1, with protein sequence MDGIAKKSILRKQVSLLPNREKATLWNLIKQFIFSHNIRQSNLMQHNIPMDKQNKYFQRWMIFLSLLIQILLDYFEGPLKKMGSMVEDLLNANVIPRKKERSVDENGISLSFLGHLDRRIELNKDIKHGDGRYYPALSMMASKLAYENQPLIQTVVNRHWKMEFVKFYDFYNEFQKKTTTQAFIMRERNKGGDKIIVAFRGTSPFDADDWSTDFDFSWCKIDGMGKTHMGFMIALGLQKYYHEDDSDKLGDYYGYFRKQIQQDLHRPLAYYTIRDKLKEIIATNKRAQIIVTGHSLGGALAILFPAILALHEEVELLDKLEAIYTYGQPRVGNEQFGEFMNNNLREHNIKYYRIVYGFDCVPSVPLDNTLMTFKHFGTYIHFNSLYQGKILEEEHQKLVKETRNELFIMMKYLRLLRGILLTLMNFIIARFIAIWELVRGIFIGFTAGQYYKEGWLLLVFRTIGILFPGAANHNPQDYVNATMLTSENIFKYHL